Within Sorangiineae bacterium MSr11367, the genomic segment ATTTGCGGCAACTCGACAACGTGATGCGCCGCGCGTACACCGTGGCGCTCGCGGAACAAGGCGGCGTGCAGCATTCGCTCGCCGTCGACGAACCTCACCTCACGCGCGCCCTCGCCTACGAGGACGCGGAGCCGAGTCGCTCGCTGGTCGAGCTGCTCCACGCGGCGGCGACCGCGTTCGTCCGGGAAGCCGAGCGCCGCGCCGCCTTGGGCACGCCACTTGAACTGGACCTCGCCAGTGTGTTCCCTGGAATGGTCCTGGCTGCGGCCACGGAAAAGCTCGAGAGCCGTGACGAAGCGTTTCGCCTCTTCGGTCGCGACGCGCAAGTCAAAAGCCGCAACCACCACCGCGTGCTTCGCCGCGAGCTCGAGCGGGTCGAGGCCCTCTTTCGCGCGCTCGGGATCGATTCCGGCTCCCCCTTCGGCCGGCTTCTCGATGGGCTCGCGGAAGATGGCTAAGGTCGTCCCAGCGCTCCTGGCCAGTGCCATGACGTTGAGTTGCGCCGGTGCAAAGCCTCCGGTGAAGCCTCGCCGTCCCGTCGTGCTGACCAGCGCCGAGCCCTTTCACTCGATCTACCTGCGCCAGCCTTCGTACGAGACCGCGATGGATGGCTCGTTCGCCACGGGCATCACGTATGCCGACATCAACGGCGACGGAATGCCCGATGTCGTGGCGGCCAATGGCAACGATATGGCTCCGCAGCCGCTCATGGTCTACACGAACCATTGTTCGCCGAAGCAAACCTCGTGCTTTGCGCCCTACCCCGAGTGGTACTCGAGCGATTTCGATTACCAGGCCAACGTTGCCGTCGGCGACATCGACCACGATGGCTGGCTCGATGTGGCGGTCTGCGTGCCCTTGGACAAGTCGCGGCGCAGCCAGGGTGGCAGCGTCAAAATCTACATGAACCGCAAGGGCCATCTCGAGGGCTTCCCGTCCCAGCGCATTGCCGAGGGCTATGGCACCTTCGCGTGCACCTTGGCCGACGTGAATGCCGACGGACTGCTCGATCTCGTCGTGGCGGCGTTCAACTCGCCGCCGTCCTCGCCGGTGCCGGCGGTGGTTCGCGGCAGCCTGCGCAGCGCGCCGCAGGGAATCCGCGAGTCCGCGCGCATTTACCTCAACGAGGGGGGCCGCTTTCACACGGCGAGCGATTGGAAGAGCGACAATGGCATGTTCGCCTTCAGCACCGTGGCCGCCGATCTCGATCAGGACGGCTGGATGGACGTGGCCATGGGCACCGAGCGCGTGTTCACGTACCGCGGCGGAGCACCCACGGGTAAAGGCGTACCCATCGCGCCGGCGCCTGCGTGGAAGTCCGAGCCGACGCGCGGCCTCGCGCTGTCCATCGACGCGGGGGCGATGGGCCGTGATCCCGCGCTGACCCTTGCCGTGTCGCGCGGCTGCATTCCCGGCGATTCGAATTGCACGAGTGACTTCGCGCTCTTTCGCCCGAGCACCGGGCCTTCGCCCGTCTGGAAATCCGCCCCGAACCAGCTCGCCGCCATGCTCTTGCTGGCCGATCTCAACGACGATCACCTGCTCGATCTCGTCGGAGGCCAATGGGGCGATCACGTTCAGGGCGGACCCCTGTGGTTCTTTCAAGGGTTGCCCGAAGGCACCTTTTCATCCGAGCCCGACTTTCGCACCGATGGCTCGGGAAGTGCAGTGGCCGAGGCGCTCATGGTCGCCGACACCCGATGCCGTGCCATATCGGAACGCAACGTCACGTTGCGGACCAAAGGACGCGGTGCCGTCGTCACATTGCCCGATCGGCGTGTCGCGTCCATCGTGTCGGTCGTCGTGGCCGGTCGAAATCTTCCACCCCACGAATGGGCCTTCGCCGTCGGCCAGAACTGGATTTCACTCGCACGGCCCTATGAACCCAACACCGAACTACGGGTCACCTACCGCGCATCCCCGGTCCAGGATTTGATCGTGGCCACTTGGAGTCCACAGCGCGGAAATCTTCTTTTCGACAGCTTCCTGCCTGCGCAAGCGAAACAGCAGAAATAGGAGAAAACAAACCATGACGACTCAAGCTGCCTCGGCCAGTGGACTACTCCTCCATCTTTTGGCTGATTTGTCCCGCGATCGTACCCTCGTCGAGCGATTTGCCGTCGACGCGGTGGCGGTTCTCCGCGACTACAAAATTGCCGACGAGAAACTCGACATTTTGCGCAGTCGCTCCGCGGTACGCATTTCCGCCGCCATTGCTGCGGAGGTGGAATCGCTTCTTCCCGTGGTGACGAAACCCCCGCATGAAATCGTGGGATGGGCCGCGCCACCGTCCATCCACATCAAATCCATCGACCCGAACAGCGGGCCACTGAATACCCCGGTTCCGGTGAAGGTCACGGGGACCGGCTTTGCATCCAATGCAATACTGACTTTCGCCAATCCGGGTGCCAAGGTTCAAGGTACCGGTGTCGAGGTCACGACCAGACCCAATGGCGACACCGTACTTACTGCCAAGGCAACATTTACCGTCGCCGGAGTCTACGACGTCGTCGTGGCCAATCCGGGTTCCGACGAGTCCCCGGGCAAGCTCCCTCAGGGATTCACAGCGAAATCTCAATAGCGCGAACATGGCATTTTTGCCCCCGAGTGCCCTGGTTCAAGCCGTGGCACCGTTCGTGTCGTCGGCGCTGGTTTCGCTGCCAGCGTCGGCGCGCATCGGGGCACACACGGCGCGGCTTCCGCCCGTCTTCGCCTGGGGCATCTTCGAGTGCCGCTTGGCGCCCGATGACATGCGCGTGGACATGCTTTTTCGCGTTTCGCGGCGGGGCGGGGGTGAGGACAAGCTCGCCGAAGAATGGCCGCGTATCGAGGCGGAGCTCGGGCCGATTGCCGAGTTTCTGCGCGCGTGGCGCGATCCGAATGGGGCGCTTGCCCGAAGTCCACTCTTTTGGGTCGAGCACGATCTTCTCCCGGGCGGGCCGAGCGCGCCCTTCGTACAATTCTGCGTCGACCCTCGCTACCCCGAGGGGCGGGCGGCGCTGCCGCCTGCGGAGCTTCGGGCGCTGGCGAAGGCCGGGGTCGCGCCTCTGTTGGGCGATGAACCCGACGCCGGGCCGCTCGATCTTCTCGCCCAGTGCGCTGCGCGGTTGCCCGAGAATGCCAGTGTGCTTCACGTGGGCGTGATGCCTTACCGCGGTCGCCGCGATCTGCGGGTGCTCGCCGGCGTGCCCATTGCGCGAACCTGGGAATGGCTCGCCGCCATCGGCTGGCCCGGCGATCGCGCGCATGCTTTCGACTGGCTCGATCTTCTCGGCGGGCACTTTACGCATGCCTCCGTTCAGCTCGATCTCGGCGAGGCCGTGCGGCCGACGCTCGCCCTGGAGTTTCCGCTGCCGCGCTCCGGTGACGATCCCGCCTGGAAGCGGTTCATGGCCGGCCTCGTGGCGCGCGGTCTCGCCGATGTGGAGAAGGCCGAGTCCGCCCTACGATGGATCGGCGATGCCACGGGGCAGGTCACCGGCGCGCCGTGGCTCGTCCACGTCCAGCGTCAGCTCGACGTGAAGCTCGTCCTCCGCGCCGATGGAACGTGCGAGGCCAAAGCGTACCTCTGTTTCCACCCGCGCTTCGTTCTCTTCTGATTCACGTGAACGGCGGCAGCATCGCATCGGTCCAGTTTTCGGGCTGGGCGATGCCGTGCCGGCGGATCTCCGCATCGGCCGCGCGGCGCCGCTCTTCGTTGGCGAAGAGCTCACCCAGCCTCCGTTCGGCGCACGCCGACATGACCACCATGTCGATGCTGCGGTATTCGTCGCGGCACTGCTCCAAGAGGTTGCGCGCGTCGGACAGATGCCCGCGCGCCGCCGCCACCGCCGCCTCGATGACCTTGCCATGGACTGGGCCATCGAGCCGTTGCTCGCGGGAGAGCCGGCGCGCGAGTTGCTCCGCCTCCTTGAGCAATTCATCGCGCTCGCGCCGGGCTCGCCGTGTGCGCGCCCGCGCCACTTGCAAGAGGGCCCACAGGTAGAGCGTGGGCGCCCGCGCAATGGGCATCTTGAGCAGGTACGCGCGCTCCATCTGCGGCAAGTCGCGCTGGAAAAGCTCCCATGCGCTGCCAAGCTGCCCTTCGTACAAATCGCAATAGACGCGAAGAAAGAGCGAATACCAGTGCTGGGGCGTGTACCCGCCGCGCGACCAGCGCAGCAAGAGCCGCTGGTCCTGTTTGCGCGCCGTCTCGATGTCGCCGCGCGCGATGAGCGAAAGCACGCCGAACTGCCCGGCGATGATCTGGGCGAACAGGTCGCCGCGCTCTTCCGATTCGCGGGACCCCTGCGCGGCACGGCGCGATATTTCCTCCAGATCGCCCATGGCCTCCAGCGCTTTGAAGGAGATGCCCAACCCGAGGGCGGCTTCCCAGCTCACACCCGTCGAAGTCTCCCGCAGGGTGGCCACGCCTTGATCGACCAATTCGAGCGCGGTCTTCCAGCGGCCCGTCTGCGAGATGTGCCCGAGCGCCCGCATGATCTGCGGAAATCCTTCGAGGTACGGATCCTTCGTCTCGCGTCCGAGCGCCTCGGCGCGTTGGATGTAGGTTGCACCTATCGCCCAGGGCGCGAGCACGGTGCCGCCCACCAGCGCGAGTCCGCGCCCGATGCGCCGTGGTTCGCCGAGTTGCAGCGCCGAGACGAGGCTTCGCACGAGGAAATACGTCCCCTCGAGCGGAAGCACGTTGCCCAGGCCTTTGCCCAACGACCAGCATAGGTCCACGGAGAAGAGCTCCTCGTGCGTGAGATCGCTCTCCCCGCGCTGGGGGAACTCGATGCCGCGAAACCGCAGGTACCCGAGTTGGGACACCAGCGAAAGCATCGCCCGCGAGGGCGTGCTCGGATACGGCAGCTTGCTCTCGTGAAGAAGCCCGCGCGCAACGGCCATGCCTTCGTCGACGTGCCCGCCGAAGAGAAACGCTTCCGCGGCGAGGCTGCGTAACCGGCGTCGTTCGGGGGCCGGAGCATCATCGGCGGCGGCCTGGTAAACGGTGGCCGCCTCACCGCATCGCCCGGCGTTGAACAAAGCCAGGGCTCTTCGTATTTGCAGATCCCGAGCGTGGTCTGTCATGAAATCGCCCCAGCTCCATGCGTTTGCGTAGAGCTCCGCCGCGCGTTCGAAGGCGAGCGCGGTCGCGGCTTGGTGCGCGGCGCGCTCGGCGTACTCGGCGGCACGACGTAGCTGACCAGCCTCTCGCAAGTGGTAGGCCAACACGTCGGCTGGGGCTCGCCGCGCAGCCTCGAGGGTCGTCGCGAGCCGTTCGTGCATCGCCGTCAGCTCGGGCTTGGGCATCGATGCGGCCACATTTTGCCGGATGCGATCGTGGTAGACCTCGACGATGTCGCTTCCGCGCGAGCCGCGCGTTCGAAGCATCCGCGCCGAGCGAAGCTGCGCGAGAATGGCCTGTGAATCGCCGCTGATGCGCGCGGCGGTGAAGGCGAGCGCCTGCTCGATGGGCCGGGCAGCGACGGCCACCACTTGCAGCATGCGCCGCGCATCCTCGGGCATCCGCTGCAGGCGCGCATCGAGGACGCGCTCGAGCGATGGCGCCGCCACATCGACGCCCAGACCGCCATCGCGCGCGAGCAAATCGATGAAGAACGGGATGCCCGTGGCCTCGCGTGCGACGTCGGCGGCGCGTTCCTCGCTGCCGTCGGCTCCGATGCACGTGCGTGCGAGGCGGATGGCGTCGTCGTGGGGAAGGGGACGCACCTCCATGGTGCGTTCGCGAAAGGGCAGCGTTCCCGCGCGACGCCGGGCACGGAGGTCGCGCAAGAAGGGGCTGTAGTCCTCCTCGTCATGGCGGTGTGCGGCGAGCACCACCAAGGCGGGTGCGTCGGGTGCGCCCAGGAGCTCGCACAAAAGATGCGCACTGTCGGCGTCGGCCCAATGCAAATCGTCGACGAAGAGCACCACCTTGCGGCGCGCGCACAGCCGAAAGAAGAGCCGCTTCAAGCCTGCGAAGGCGCGCTGCCGCAAGGCCAAGGGCTCGAGGTGCATGTTGGCCGGCGCCGGGACGGACGCGAGGACCTCGAGGTCTTCCAGCACCGAGAAAATGCGCGCCGTGTGATGGATGTCCTCGTCGAGCAAGCCTCGTTGCTCGCCATGCGGCATCGCCGAGATCTTGCGGCAGAGCGCGTCCACCAAGGCGTCGAAGCCTTTGTAGGGCACCGACTCGCGCTCGTAGCAGCGCCCGCGCAGCACGATGCTCTGGGACTCCTCCGTCTCGATCCGCGTGAGGAGCTCGCGCACCAGCGCCGTTTTTCCGACGCCGGAACCGCCTTTGACGAAGAGGCAAGCCGCCGCTCCGTCGGTGCACCAGTCACGCAGCGTTTCGAGCTCGCCCTCGCGCCCGATGAGTGGCCACTCGGCCATCGCCCGTTCGTGCGTGAGCGTCGTGGCCCTCGCGCGCACCGAGTAGGGCGCATCCTCGCACACCTCGAGGATGTCCTTTCCTCCAGCCCGACGCGCGGGATCGCGCTCCAGGAGCTGGTTGCACAACCCCACCAAATCGGACGGAAGATCGTCCCGGCGCGACCCCGGATCGGGGGCTGGGCCGGTGGTGCGCGCCATGGTCACGGCGAGCGCCGTGCCCTCGAAGGGCGTGGTGCCGGTGAGCGCTTCGAACAAAATGGTTCCCACGGCGTACCAGTCGCTCGCCGCCGTCGGCCGCGCGCCGAGCACCTGCTCCGGCGACACGTAGACGGGCGTGCCCGCGATCTCCCCCGCATCGTCGTCCCCACCGCCGCGTTCGAGAGACTTCACGAGGCCGAAGTCGAGGATCACGACGCGCCCCGAGGCGTCCACGAGCGCATTGGCCGGCTTCAAATCGAGATGCAACAGCGATGCACCATGGAGAAACTCGACGCCCACGGTGAGCTGCCGCAGCGCCGCCCGAAGGCGCGCCTCGGCATCGAGCGGCAGCCCCGGCCCGGGTGGGATGGTGGGCCCGCCCCAGACGTACTCGAGGAAGTGCTGCCCATCGACGAGCTCCATGGTGAAGAACCACGTATCGTCGATGGCCATGAGCTCGTAGAGCGTGGCCAAGTTGAAATGGGTGAGGTCGGCGAGGCTTCGATACTCCTTTTTGAAGCGGAAGAGGGTTCCCGGCTCCGCTGCGGGGAGCGTCTTCAAAGCAACCCGCGCGCCGCGCTCTTCATCGATGGCCTCGTACACCACCCCCATCCCGCCCGAGCCCACGCACCGCACGATGCGATAAGGCCCCAGCCGTTCCGCGATGACACCTTGCCGGGCGACCGGCCCCCGCACTTCGAG encodes:
- a CDS encoding VCBS repeat-containing protein — translated: MAKVVPALLASAMTLSCAGAKPPVKPRRPVVLTSAEPFHSIYLRQPSYETAMDGSFATGITYADINGDGMPDVVAANGNDMAPQPLMVYTNHCSPKQTSCFAPYPEWYSSDFDYQANVAVGDIDHDGWLDVAVCVPLDKSRRSQGGSVKIYMNRKGHLEGFPSQRIAEGYGTFACTLADVNADGLLDLVVAAFNSPPSSPVPAVVRGSLRSAPQGIRESARIYLNEGGRFHTASDWKSDNGMFAFSTVAADLDQDGWMDVAMGTERVFTYRGGAPTGKGVPIAPAPAWKSEPTRGLALSIDAGAMGRDPALTLAVSRGCIPGDSNCTSDFALFRPSTGPSPVWKSAPNQLAAMLLLADLNDDHLLDLVGGQWGDHVQGGPLWFFQGLPEGTFSSEPDFRTDGSGSAVAEALMVADTRCRAISERNVTLRTKGRGAVVTLPDRRVASIVSVVVAGRNLPPHEWAFAVGQNWISLARPYEPNTELRVTYRASPVQDLIVATWSPQRGNLLFDSFLPAQAKQQK
- a CDS encoding AAA family ATPase — protein: MADMHADTELEVRGPVARQGVIAERLGPYRIVRCVGSGGMGVVYEAIDEERGARVALKTLPAAEPGTLFRFKKEYRSLADLTHFNLATLYELMAIDDTWFFTMELVDGQHFLEYVWGGPTIPPGPGLPLDAEARLRAALRQLTVGVEFLHGASLLHLDLKPANALVDASGRVVILDFGLVKSLERGGGDDDAGEIAGTPVYVSPEQVLGARPTAASDWYAVGTILFEALTGTTPFEGTALAVTMARTTGPAPDPGSRRDDLPSDLVGLCNQLLERDPARRAGGKDILEVCEDAPYSVRARATTLTHERAMAEWPLIGREGELETLRDWCTDGAAACLFVKGGSGVGKTALVRELLTRIETEESQSIVLRGRCYERESVPYKGFDALVDALCRKISAMPHGEQRGLLDEDIHHTARIFSVLEDLEVLASVPAPANMHLEPLALRQRAFAGLKRLFFRLCARRKVVLFVDDLHWADADSAHLLCELLGAPDAPALVVLAAHRHDEEDYSPFLRDLRARRRAGTLPFRERTMEVRPLPHDDAIRLARTCIGADGSEERAADVAREATGIPFFIDLLARDGGLGVDVAAPSLERVLDARLQRMPEDARRMLQVVAVAARPIEQALAFTAARISGDSQAILAQLRSARMLRTRGSRGSDIVEVYHDRIRQNVAASMPKPELTAMHERLATTLEAARRAPADVLAYHLREAGQLRRAAEYAERAAHQAATALAFERAAELYANAWSWGDFMTDHARDLQIRRALALFNAGRCGEAATVYQAAADDAPAPERRRLRSLAAEAFLFGGHVDEGMAVARGLLHESKLPYPSTPSRAMLSLVSQLGYLRFRGIEFPQRGESDLTHEELFSVDLCWSLGKGLGNVLPLEGTYFLVRSLVSALQLGEPRRIGRGLALVGGTVLAPWAIGATYIQRAEALGRETKDPYLEGFPQIMRALGHISQTGRWKTALELVDQGVATLRETSTGVSWEAALGLGISFKALEAMGDLEEISRRAAQGSRESEERGDLFAQIIAGQFGVLSLIARGDIETARKQDQRLLLRWSRGGYTPQHWYSLFLRVYCDLYEGQLGSAWELFQRDLPQMERAYLLKMPIARAPTLYLWALLQVARARTRRARRERDELLKEAEQLARRLSREQRLDGPVHGKVIEAAVAAARGHLSDARNLLEQCRDEYRSIDMVVMSACAERRLGELFANEERRRAADAEIRRHGIAQPENWTDAMLPPFT